In Spirochaeta lutea, a single genomic region encodes these proteins:
- the pstC gene encoding phosphate ABC transporter permease subunit PstC, with protein MGIKHGLSGKPEASIDFSKRRRPAEGTIRTLLFISAAISIFTTIGIVVILVEESILFFGSPEVDIIEFLFGTEWKPMIGEFGILPLLNSTLMTSTIAMLVATPLGLFVAIYLSEYASERVRGILKPLLEVLAGIPTVVYGYFALTFMTPLLRSIFGPNIVQIYNTASAGLVMGILILPLVASMTEDALSAVPSSLRQASYGLGATKMETSLQIVVPAAFSGIGAAFIVGLSRAIGETMIVALAAGAGPRLTANPFESAETLTGYIVRISGGDVGYDTVDYNSIFALGLVLFITTLMLNIISRKIVKRFREVYE; from the coding sequence ATGGGAATCAAACACGGATTATCGGGCAAACCTGAAGCCAGCATTGATTTTTCAAAACGCCGCCGTCCCGCCGAGGGAACCATCAGGACCCTGTTGTTCATCAGCGCTGCGATCTCCATATTTACGACCATTGGAATAGTGGTCATCCTTGTGGAGGAATCAATCCTGTTTTTTGGGAGTCCGGAGGTTGACATTATAGAATTTCTCTTCGGGACCGAATGGAAACCGATGATCGGAGAGTTCGGGATTCTGCCCCTGCTGAACTCCACCCTCATGACGAGTACCATCGCTATGCTGGTGGCAACTCCCCTGGGGCTCTTTGTGGCGATCTACCTCAGTGAATATGCCTCCGAGAGGGTACGGGGTATTCTAAAGCCGCTCCTCGAGGTCCTGGCGGGAATTCCGACGGTGGTGTACGGCTACTTTGCCCTCACCTTCATGACGCCCCTGCTCCGGAGTATCTTCGGCCCCAATATTGTGCAGATTTATAATACCGCTTCGGCCGGGCTGGTGATGGGTATCCTGATACTGCCCCTGGTAGCCTCCATGACCGAGGATGCACTCTCGGCGGTACCCTCCAGTCTCCGCCAGGCCTCCTACGGGCTGGGAGCTACCAAGATGGAGACGAGCTTACAGATTGTGGTACCGGCGGCATTCTCCGGTATCGGGGCTGCCTTCATCGTGGGGCTTTCCAGAGCCATTGGAGAAACCATGATTGTCGCCCTAGCCGCCGGGGCCGGTCCGCGGCTGACGGCGAATCCCTTTGAATCAGCTGAAACCCTCACGGGCTACATTGTCCGGATCTCCGGAGGGGATGTTGGCTACGATACCGTGGATTATAACAGCATCTTTGCCCTGGGCTTGGTGCTCTTCATAACAACCCTGATGCTTAATATCATCAGTAGAAAGATCGTCAAACGCTTCCGGGAGGTGTACGAATGA
- the pstA gene encoding phosphate ABC transporter permease PstA gives MSVVFSSPRDTAQEHLFREHNLPVRRRKGLIWQAVFYAATSIAIITLVTLVLSIVDGAFGYVAVQNQIEVEELVGPGRTLDSASKQELIAMLNEHLSRGLVRRFDFEAPLMERSNQDLIKLVMREVVKPQVLGSWNLVPSLFQKDLILQEAAQRYPGADIVFRSWLTLDFIGASQSSIPELAGIRTAIMGSLLVIMITILVAFPIGVGAAIYLEEFASDSRLNRIIQVNIYNLSGVPSIIYGLLGLAVFVRGLEPLTSGALFGFGAGQTANGRTVLSAGLTLALLVLPIIIINAQEAIRAVPQSLRDSSYGLGATKWQTVWHHVLPASIDRILTGTILSISRALGETAPIVVVGASTFISVDPNSIFSKFTTLPIQVYQWTARPQGAFRNIAAAAILVLLVLLLTLNASAIIMRNRISKKRRQA, from the coding sequence ATGAGTGTGGTATTTAGTAGTCCCAGGGACACCGCCCAGGAACATCTTTTCAGAGAGCATAATCTTCCGGTTCGCCGCAGGAAGGGCCTGATATGGCAGGCTGTCTTCTACGCCGCTACCTCCATTGCGATTATTACCCTGGTCACCCTGGTACTAAGTATTGTTGATGGTGCATTCGGCTATGTGGCTGTTCAGAATCAGATAGAGGTGGAGGAGCTGGTGGGCCCGGGGCGGACCCTGGACAGCGCCTCCAAACAGGAGCTTATCGCGATGCTCAACGAGCACCTAAGCCGGGGACTGGTCCGCCGTTTCGACTTCGAGGCGCCGCTTATGGAACGGTCCAACCAGGACCTAATCAAGCTTGTAATGCGGGAGGTGGTGAAGCCCCAGGTCTTGGGAAGCTGGAATTTGGTTCCCAGTCTTTTTCAGAAAGATTTGATTCTCCAAGAGGCGGCGCAACGCTACCCCGGAGCCGATATTGTCTTCCGCTCCTGGCTAACCTTGGATTTTATCGGGGCATCCCAATCCTCTATTCCTGAATTAGCGGGCATCCGTACGGCGATTATGGGCTCTCTCTTGGTAATTATGATTACGATTCTGGTGGCCTTTCCCATTGGGGTCGGGGCTGCTATCTATCTTGAGGAGTTTGCCAGTGATTCACGGCTTAACCGGATCATCCAGGTAAATATTTACAATCTTTCAGGGGTTCCCTCTATTATATATGGACTGTTGGGTTTGGCTGTTTTTGTCCGAGGTTTGGAGCCCTTGACCAGCGGCGCGTTATTCGGGTTCGGTGCGGGTCAAACGGCCAACGGCCGTACGGTGTTGTCCGCGGGGCTTACCCTGGCACTCCTGGTACTCCCGATCATCATCATAAATGCCCAGGAGGCCATCCGGGCCGTACCCCAGAGCCTTCGGGACTCCAGCTACGGCCTGGGTGCAACCAAGTGGCAGACCGTTTGGCACCATGTGCTGCCGGCCTCCATTGACCGGATTCTGACCGGGACCATCCTCTCTATCTCACGGGCCCTGGGGGAGACGGCGCCCATCGTTGTGGTCGGGGCCTCAACCTTTATCTCAGTGGATCCCAATTCAATCTTTTCGAAGTTCACCACCCTGCCCATCCAGGTATACCAGTGGACTGCCCGGCCCCAGGGGGCCTTCAGGAATATCGCAGCAGCGGCAATTCTGGTACTGCTCGTCCTGCTGTTAACCCTTAATGCCAGCGCGATAATCATGCGTAACCGGATTAGCAAAAAAAGGAGACAGGCTTAA
- the pstB gene encoding phosphate ABC transporter ATP-binding protein PstB, whose product MSANIEISLKKTSIFYDQFKAVESVDLDIASQEVTAFIGPSGCGKSTVLRSLNRMNDLIPGTRIEGEITFRGMNIYADQVDPVEVRRHIGMVFQKPNPFPKSIYENIAWGARINGYHGDMDELVETSLQQAALWGEVKDKLKQSALRLSGGQQQRLCIARAIAIKPQIILMDEPASALDPISTQKIEDLISELKQNYTIIIVTHNMQQAARVSDKTAFFLVNDNRSGYLVEFGPTDELFFNPKKKETEDYISGRFG is encoded by the coding sequence ATGAGCGCAAACATCGAAATCAGCTTAAAAAAAACAAGCATATTCTACGATCAGTTTAAGGCGGTGGAGTCCGTGGATTTAGATATCGCCAGCCAGGAGGTTACCGCCTTCATCGGACCCTCGGGATGCGGTAAGAGTACGGTGCTGCGGTCCTTAAACCGGATGAATGACCTGATTCCCGGCACCCGGATCGAAGGGGAGATTACCTTCCGTGGTATGAACATCTATGCCGACCAGGTTGATCCCGTGGAGGTACGGCGTCATATCGGGATGGTGTTTCAAAAGCCGAATCCCTTCCCCAAAAGCATCTATGAAAACATCGCCTGGGGGGCCAGGATTAACGGATACCACGGCGATATGGACGAACTGGTGGAAACGAGTCTCCAGCAGGCGGCCCTCTGGGGCGAGGTGAAGGATAAACTCAAACAGAGCGCCCTCAGGCTTTCGGGGGGGCAGCAGCAGCGACTTTGTATCGCCCGGGCCATCGCGATAAAGCCCCAGATCATTTTGATGGATGAGCCTGCCTCCGCCTTGGACCCGATCTCAACCCAAAAAATCGAGGACCTGATAAGCGAACTAAAGCAGAACTACACCATTATCATTGTTACCCATAATATGCAGCAGGCGGCCCGGGTCTCGGACAAGACCGCTTTTTTCCTCGTGAACGATAACCGTTCAGGCTACCTGGTGGAATTCGGTCCCACGGATGAGCTCTTTTTTAATCCCAAGAAGAAGGAAACCGAGGACTACATTTCCGGCCGTTTCGGCTGA
- the phoU gene encoding phosphate signaling complex protein PhoU — protein MEYREDYHRELQAVRDAVLEIGTLVMHQVRQAFIALDTQNTQLAGEILEADKEVDALQYRIEDRCARIMATEQPVAGDLRELVTTIKIVSNMERIGDHAKHLIKALDRVSKPALEDAIPRLRRMADRGLEMLEETLRAFESRDFQQVIAIAQRDEEIDRMRHEYHDYLLNTMKSNPGSIPDSATLMFLNRFMERLGDHVTNICEWVYFAKTGHHVDLND, from the coding sequence ATGGAATACAGAGAAGACTACCACCGCGAGCTCCAGGCCGTGCGTGATGCGGTGCTGGAAATCGGTACCCTGGTCATGCACCAGGTCCGCCAGGCCTTCATCGCCCTGGATACCCAGAATACCCAGCTCGCCGGGGAGATCCTGGAGGCTGACAAGGAGGTAGATGCTCTGCAGTACCGTATTGAGGACCGTTGTGCCCGGATCATGGCGACCGAGCAGCCTGTAGCCGGTGATCTACGGGAGCTGGTTACCACCATCAAAATTGTATCGAACATGGAACGGATCGGTGACCACGCGAAACACCTCATCAAAGCCCTGGACCGGGTGTCCAAGCCGGCCCTGGAGGATGCCATTCCCCGGCTTCGCCGCATGGCAGACCGCGGTTTGGAAATGTTGGAAGAAACCCTCCGTGCCTTTGAGTCCCGGGATTTTCAACAGGTTATTGCTATTGCCCAGCGGGACGAGGAAATTGACCGGATGCGCCATGAGTACCATGACTATTTACTGAATACCATGAAATCCAACCCCGGCTCCATCCCGGACTCGGCTACCCTGATGTTCCTCAACCGCTTCATGGAGCGTCTCGGTGATCATGTGACCAATATTTGCGAATGGGTCTATTTTGCTAAGACCGGTCACCACGTTGATTTGAACGACTGA